A single region of the Stigmatopora argus isolate UIUO_Sarg chromosome 6, RoL_Sarg_1.0, whole genome shotgun sequence genome encodes:
- the ipo9 gene encoding importin-9 codes for MSAVRSGSVAGPVQQGLKEALMETLTAILSPVQEVRTTAEEQIKVLEVTEEFGVHLAELTVDPQGALAIRQLASVILKQYVETHWCSHSEKFRPPETTEQAKAAIRSLLPSGLRESISKVRSSVAYAVSAIAHWDWPEAWPQLFTLLMEMLVSGDVSAVHGAMRVLTEFTQEVTDTQMPLVAPVILPEMYKIFTMAEVYSIRTRSRAVEIFTTCANLICDIEELEKGAAKALIFPVVQQFTEAFVQALQMPDGPSSDSGLKMEVLKAITALVQNFPKPMVSSMQQILPIVWNTLTESAAFYVRTEVNYTEEVDNPVDSDGEVLGFENLVFSIFDFVHTLMEKNKFKSTVKKALPELIYYIILYMQMTEDQIKVWSANPHQFVEDEDDDTLSYTVRISAQDLLLAVAAEFQNESAVALAAAATRHLQEAEQAKNSGDQHWWKIHEACMLSLGSVKSIITENVKNGRIQFDMHGFLAGVVLADLNLAAVSPFLLGRALWAASRFTAAMSPALIQQFLQATVSGLHDSQPPSVRVSSIRAIWGYCDQLKLSENTHILQPYLPSILEGLVQLATQFNSEVLALVMETLCIVCTFDPAFTTSAENKICPLTIAVFLKYSNDPVVASLAQGIFKELSQIEGCQGPMQIRLIPTLVSIMQAPADKIPTGLCATAIDTLTTVVRNTKPPLSEMLVCQAFPVMAQCTLRTDDNTVMQNGGECLRAYVSVALEQIAQWRDDQGNSGVWYVMQVVNLLLDPRTSEFTAIFVGRLVSTLISRAGTQLGEQLDQILRAILSKMQQAGTLSVMQSLIMVFAHLVHSQLEPLLDFLCSLPGPTGKPALEFVMTEWMSRQHLFYGQYEGKVSSVALCKLLQYSLNTDDKRLQDIMVKGEEIYNSAEGIRTRSKTAKNPERWTNIPLLVKIFKLIINELSTVVEANASRTNAADWSHGDSSSMCEEEEDGGDEEDEDEEDEEGLAGQLISDLIASNKYDDDYDDEDDPDALNDPLDQIDLQAYLTDFLTQFAQQPCYSMFSGHLNNNERQTLQSIGL; via the exons ATGAGCGCTGTTCGGTCGGGTTCGGTGGCCGGCCCGGTCCAGCAGGGGCTAAAAGAGGCTCTCATGGAGACCCTGACGGCCATCCTGTCCCCGGTTCAAGAAGTGCGTACCACCGCTGAGGAGCAAATTAAAGTGCTAGAAGTGACGGAAG AGTTTGGCGTCCACCTGGCAGAACTCACGGTCGACCCTCAAGGAGCGCTCGCTATCCGCCAG TTAGCATCGGTCATCCTGAAACAGTACGTAGAAACTCACTGGTGTTCCCACTCGGAGAAGTTCCGACCCCCCGAAACCACTGAGCAG GCCAAAGCCGCCATCAGGAGCTTGCTGCCCAGCGGCCTGCGCGAATCCATCAGCAAGGTGCGCTCCAGCGTGGCCTACGCCGTGTCCGCCATCGCCCACTGGGACTGGCCAGAGGCCTGGCCGCAGCTCTTCACCCTCCTGATGGAAATGTTGGTCAGCGGTGACGTCAGCGCCGTGCACGGGGCCATGAGGGTCCTCACAG AATTCACGCAAGAAGTGACGGATACCCAAATGCCGCTGGTGGCTCCCGTCATCTTGCCGGAAATGTACAAGATCTTCACCATGGCTGAG GTGTACAGCATCCGTACCCGTTCCAGGGCTGTGGAGATCTTCACCACTTGTGCCAACCTCATCTGTGATATCGAGGAGCTTGAAAAG GGTGCAGCCAAAGCCTTGATTTTTCCCGTCGTGCAGCAGTTTACAGAAGCGTTTGTGCAGGCCCTACAAATGCCCGACGGTCCCTCGTCAGATAGCGGCCTGAAGATGGAAGTCCTCAAG GCGATAACAGCATTGGTTCAGAACTTCCCCAAACCCATGGTGTCTTCCATGCAGCAGATTCTGCCCATCGTTTGGAACACGTTGACTGAAAGTGCAGCTTT TTACGTCAGAACAGAAGTCAACTACACAGAGGAAGTGGACAATCCGGTCGACTCAGATG GTGAAGTCCTGGGCTTTGAGAATCTCGTCTTCAGCATCTTCGATTTTGTGCACACGCTGATGGAGAAGAACAAGTTCAAAAGCACGGTGAAGAAGGCCTTGCCCGAGCTTATCTATTACATCATCCTCTACATGCAGATGACGGAGGATCAG ATCAAAGTTTGGTCAGCCAACCCGCACCAGTTTgtggaggatgaggatgatgacaCCCTGTCTTATACAGTTCGGATTTCTGCACAAGATCTACTGCTG GCGGTTGCTGCCGAGTTCCAGAATGAGAGCGCAGTAgcgttggcggcggcggccaccAGACACCTCCAGGAGGCAGAACAAGCCAAAAACAGTGGCGATCAGCATTG GTGGAAGATTCACGAAGCTTGCATGCTGTCCCTCGGTTCGGTCAAAAGCATCATCACCGAGAATGTCAAAAACGGACGCATTCAGTTTGACATGCACGGCTTTTTGGCCGGTGTGGTCTTGGCTGACCTCAATTTGGCAG CGGTGTCGCCGTTCTTGCTCGGTCGCGCTCTGTGGGCGGCCAGTCGCTTCACCGCAGCCATGTCGCCGGCGCTTATCCAGCAGTTCCTGCAGGCCACCGTGAGCGGGCTCCATGATAGCCAGCCGCCTTCGGTGCGGGTATCTTCGATCAGGGCCATCTGGGG CTATTGTGACCAGTTAAAGCTGTCTGAGAACACGCACATCCTTCAGCCCTACCTGCCCAGCATCCTGGAGGGCTTGGTCCAGCTGGCGACGCAGTTCAACTCCGAGGTGCTGGCGCTGGTCATGGAGACGCTGTGCATCGTgtgcacttttgacccggcctTCACCACCAGCGCCGAGAACAAGATCTGCCCCCTCACCATCGCCGTGTTCCTCAAATACAGCAACG ATCCCGTGGTCGCCTCCCTGGCTCAGGGCATCTTCAAAGAACTGTCCCAGATCGAAGGCTGCCAGGGACCCATGCAGATACGGCTCATTCCCACGCTCGTCAGCATCATGCAGGCCCCCGCTGACAAAATCCCGACTGGACTGTGTGCA ACGGCCATCGACACCCTCACCACAGTTGTGCGCAACACCAAGCCGCCTCTTTCCGAGATGCTGGTGTGCCAGGCGTTCCCGGTGATGGCGCAATGCACTTTACGCACCGACGACAATACCGTCATGCAG AACGGCGGCGAGTGTTTGCGGGCATACGTGTCGGTCGCTCTGGAGCAGATCGCCCAGTGGCGCGACGACCAGGGGAACAGCGGCGTGTGGTACGTCATGCAAGTGGTCAACCTGCTGCTGGATCCGAGGACCTCGGAGTTCACGGCCATCTTCGTCGGGAGGCTGGTGTCCACGCTCATCTCCCGGGCGGGGACGCAACTCGGCGAGCAGCTGGACCAGATTTTGCGAGCCATCCTCAGCAAGATGCAGCAAGCGGGGACTCTAAGTGTCATGCAG TCTCTTATCATGGTGTTCGCCCACCTGGTTCACTCCCAGCTGGAGCCTCTTTTGGACTTCCTCTGCAGTCTTCCCGGCCCCACGGGCAAACCTGCCCTGGAGTTTGTCATGACTGAGTGGATGAGCAGGCAACATCTCTTCTATGGACAGTACGAGGGCAAAGTCAG CTCGGTGGCTCTTTGTAAACTGCTGCAGTACAGCCTCAACACTGACGACAAACGCCTCCAGGACATCATGGTGAAGGGAGAAGAGATTTACAATTCGGCCGAAGGCATCCGAACCCGCTCCAAGACGGCCAAAA ACCCAGAGCGCTGGACCAATATTCCTCTGCTGGTGAAAATCTTTAAACTGATCATCAACGAGCTGTCCACCGTCGTGGAAGCCAACGCCAGCCGAACTAACGCAGCCGACTGGAGTCACGGTG ATTCCAGCAGCATGtgtgaggaggaggaagatggtggtgatgaggaggatgaggatgaggaggatgaagaaggGCTGGCAGGACAGCTGATATCAGACCTCATTGCATCGAACAAATACG
- the LOC144075827 gene encoding guanine nucleotide-binding protein G(s) subunit alpha-like yields MGCLGNSKTEDQRNEEKAQREANKKIEKQLQKDKQIYRATHRLLLLGAGESGKSTIVKQMRILHVNGFNAEEKKQKIHDIKNNIKEAIETIVSAMSTLTPPCQLACPANQLRIDYVLHQMNQKDFEFPSEFYDHSKILWQDDGVRSCWERSNEYQLIDCAQYFLDRVDVVRQHDYTPTDQDLLRCRVLTSGIFETRFQIDKVNFHMFDVGGQRDERRKWIQCFNDVTAIIFVVASSSYNMVIREDNQTNRLQEALNLFKNIWNNRWLRTISVILFLNKQDLLAEKVLAGKSKIEEYFPEFARYTTPDDAIPEPGEDPRVTRAKHFIRDEFLRISTASGDGRHYCYPHFTCAVDTENIRRVFSDCRDIIQRMHLRQYELL; encoded by the exons ATGGGCTGTCTCGGCAACAGCAAGACGGAAGACCAACGCAACGAGGAGAAGGCCCAGAGGGAAGCCAACAAGAAGATTGAGAAGCAGCTTCAGAAAGACAAACAGATATATCGCGCCACTCACCGGCTCCTACTATTAG GGGCTGGCGAATCCGGAAAGAGCACGATAGTCAAGCAGATGCGAATATTGCACGTCAATGGCTTCAACGCGGA GGAGAAAAAGCAGAAAATCCAcgatattaaaaacaacatcaaaGAGGCTATAGAG ACCATAGTGTCCGCCATGAGTACGCTTACGCCACCGTGCCAGCTAGCCTGTCCTGCTAACCAGCTGCGCATCGACTACGTCCTCCACCAAATGAACCAGAAGGATTTCGAGTTTCCATCG GAGTTTTATGACCACTCAAAGATCCTCTGGCAGGACGATGGAGTGAGATCCTGCTGGGAAAGGTCTAATGAATATCAGCTCATCGACTGTGCGCAGTA CTTCCTAGATCGGGTGGACGTGGTCCGACAACACGATTACACGCCAACCGACCAG GACCTGCTGAGATGCAGAGTTCTGACATCCGGCATCTTCGAGACAAGATTTCAAATAGACAAAGTCAATTTTCA tatGTTCGACGTGGGAGGCCAGAGGGACGAGCGTCGAAAATGGATCCAGTGTTTTAACG ACGTGACGGCTATCATTTTTGTGGTGGCAAGTAGCAGCTACAACATGGTGATCAGAGAGGACAATCAGACCAACCGACTGCAGGAAGCCCTCAATCTATTCAAGAACATTTGGAACAACAG GTGGCTACGGACCATCTCCGTCATCCTCTTCCTGAACAAACAGGACCTCCTCGCCGAGAAGGTCTTGGCAGGGAAGTCGAAAATTGAGGAGTATTTTCCTGAGTTTGCACGATATACGACGCCCGACGATG CAATACCGGAGCCGGGCGAAGATCCGCGTGTCACCAGGGCAAAGCACTTCATACGGGACGAGTTTCTG AGGATCAGCACAGCCAGCGGGGACGGCCGCCATTACTGTTACCCCCACTTCACCTGCGCCGTGGACACGGAAAACATTCGCCGCGTCTTCAGCGACTGTCGCGACATCATCCAGCGGATGCACCTGCGGCAGTACGAGCTCTTGTGA
- the LOC144075783 gene encoding tubulin beta-6 chain: MREIVHLQIGQCGNQIGAKFWEVISEEHGIGNTGIYEGDSPVQLERVNVYFNEAHGGKYVPRSVLVDLEPGTMDSIRGSRIGTLFRPDNFVHGNSGAGNNWAKGHYTEGAELIEQVMDRVRNESESCDCLQGFQLVHSLGGGTGSGMGTLMINKIREEYPDRIMTSFSIMPSPKVSDTVVEPYNATLSVHQLLESTDETFCIDNEALYDICFRTLKLTTPNYGDLNHLVSLTMSGVTTSLRFPGQLNADLRKLAVNMVPFPRLHFFMPGFAPLTARGSQQYRALTVPELTQQMFDARNMMTACDPRRGRYLTVAGIFRGQMSTKQVDEQMLAIQQKNSNYFVDWIPHNVKVAVCDIPPCGLKMASTFIGNNTAIQEIFRRVGDQFALMFRRKAFLHWYTGEGMDELEFTEAEGNLNDLVSEYQQYQDATADLESDLEDEDEPEPPVMSVATRVQSRTEVQMETVRETVDEDTT, from the exons ATGCGTGAAATTGTACATCTGCAAATTGGACAATGTGGCAACCAAATCGGCGCAAAG ttTTGGGAGGTAATCAGCGAGGAACATGGGATCGGAAACACGGGCATCTACGAGGGGGACAGTCCTGTCCAACTGGAGAGAGTCAATGTCTACTTTAATGAGGCTCACG GTGGTAAATATGTGCCTCGCTCCGTGCTGGTTGACCTAGAGCCGGGAACTATGGACAGCATCAGGGGGAGTCGAATCGGAACTCTCTTTAGGCCAGACAACTTTGTTCATG GCAACTCCGGAGCTGGTAATAACTGGGCGAAGGGCCACTACACGGAGGGGGCGGAGCTAATCGAACAAGTGATGGATCGGGTGAGGAACGAGAGCGAGAGCTGCGACTGCCTGCAAGGGTTCCAGCTGGTCCACTCCCTGGGGGGTGGTACGGGGTCGGGCATGGGCACCCTGATGATCAACAAAATCCGAGAGGAGTACCCCGACCGCATCATGACCAGCTTCAGCATCATGCCCTCCCCGAAGGTCTCCGACACGGTGGTGGAGCCCTACAATGCCACGCTGTCGGTGCACCAGCTCCTGGAGAGCACCGACGAGACCTTCTGCATCGACAACGAAGCCCTGTACGACATTTGCTTCCGCACGCTCAAACTCACCACCCCCAACTACGGGGACCTCAACCACTTGGTGTCCCTGACCATGAGCGGGGTAACCACCTCCCTGAGATTCCCCGGGCAGCTCAACGCCGACCTGAGGAAGCTGGCGGTCAACATGGTGCCATTCCCCCGCCTCCACTTCTTCATGCCAGGTTTCGCCCCCTTGACGGCACGCGGCAGTCAACAGTACCGCGCCTTGACCGTACCCGAGCTCACCCAGCAGATGTTTGACGCCCGCAACATGATGACGGCCTGCGACCCCAGACGGGGGCGCTACCTCACCGTCGCCGGCATCTTCCGCGGCCAGATGTCCACCAAGCAGGTGGACGAGCAAATGCTGGCCATCCAGCAGAAGAACAGCAACTATTTTGTGGACTGGATCCCCCACAATGTCAAGGTGGCTGTTTGTGACATCCCGCCTTGTGGTCTCAAAATGGCCTCCACGTTCATAGGCAACAACACGGCTATCCAGGAGATATTCCGCCGTGTTGGCGACCAGTTTGCTCTGATGTTCCGGCGCAAGGCCTTTCTCCACTGGTACACTGGCGAGGGCATGGACGAGCTAGAGTTCACCGAGGCGGAAGGCAACCTCAACGACCTGGTGTCCGAGTACCAGCAGTACCAAGACGCCACCGCCGACCTAGAGTCCGACCTGGAGGACGAAGACGAACCGGAGCCGCCCGTCATGTCCGTGGCCACTAGGGTCCAGTCTCGAACGGAAGTTCAAATGGAAACCGTGAGAGAAACTGTGGACGAGGACACGACTTGA
- the LOC144075659 gene encoding PRELI domain containing protein 3B-like, with amino-acid sequence MKIWTSEHIFNHPWETVTKAAMQKYPNPMNPSVFGVDVLDRTVDKQGRLHSKRLLSTEWGLPSIVKSIIGNTRTCTYIQEHSVVDPQQKSLELQSTNITCTNLVSVDEKLTYTPHPDDSKKTILTQEAIISVKGVSLSSYLEGLLASSISVNAGKGREALEWVIRRLNTEIEELAATARGTIRTPMAAATITDK; translated from the exons ATGAAGATTTGGACATCTGAACACATATTCAA TCATCCATGGGAAACGGTGACCAAGGCTGCCATGCAAAAGTACCCCAACCCAATGAATCCTAGCGTGTTCGGAGTTGACGTTTTGGACCGGACAGTTGACAAGCAAGGCCGCCTTCACAGCAAAAGACTTCTCAGCACTGAGTGGGGTCTACCTTCCATTGTCAAGTCT ATCATTGGTAACACGCGGACGTGTACGTACATTCAGGAGCATTCGGTTGTGGACCCGCAACAGAAAAGTCTTGAACTTCAGTCGACCAAT ATTACATGTACCAACCTGGTGTCAGTGGATGAAAAGTTAACATATACACCTCACCCCGATGATTCTAAAAA AACAATCCTGACGCAAGAAGCTATCATCTCTGTAAAAGGTGTAAGTTTGAGCAGTTACCTGGAGGGCCTCCTCGCAAGCTCCATCTCAGTCAATGCAGGAAAG GGCCGCGAAGCTCTAGAGTGGGTGATCCGGCGGCTCAACACTGAAATCGAGGAACTAGCGGCGACAGCACGTGGAACGATACGCACCCCCATGGCCGCTGCTACCATCACTGACAAATGA
- the glyctk gene encoding glycerate kinase produces MARFLSLIRPQAFSSFLGRRKMSLDLGAREVFAAAVEAVQPDVVVRQSLSRQGDSVEVVGTGRTFRMKNNVHVVGFGKAVLGMAAEAERILGEHLVRGVVSVPHGLQQALREHGKQHLLVKENSRIRVMEGAKHNLPDPDSQKAAESIAGLASALTEKDLLFVLISGGGSALLPAPIPPISLQEKLDVTRKLAAAGATIQELNTVRRAFSLLKGGGLARCAHPAQVVALILSDVIGDPLDLIASGPTVATAAEGPACRQQVQAVLQHYGLLDSAPASVKDALERLAPRQEVQTDEACRVLNAVIGSNGVALRNASRRALELGFHPVVLSPGVCGDVRSVSRLYGRLARFGQGASPELATEVLELGPQVGVESEDLLRVMRTLEEGRGVACVLAGGEPTVELTGQGRGGRNQELAMRVGLELRGSRPPPDSPVFLSGGTDGQDGPTEAAGAVADASLYEDAQKQKLDTLGYLNDNDSFTFFQRLSGGRNLLVPGLTCTNVMDVHLLIIPQRSK; encoded by the exons ATGGCCCGATTTCTCTCCCTGATCCGACCTCAAGCGTTCTCGTCTTTCCTCGGAAGGAGGAAAATGTCCCTCGACTTGGGGGCGCGCGAAGTGTTTGCGGCGGCGGTGGAAGCCGTGCAGCCCGACGTCGTCGTCCGGCAGAGTTTGTCGCGACAGGGCGACAGCGTGGAGGTCGTCGGCACCGGTCGCACGTTCCGGATGAAAAACAACGTGCACGTGGTCGGCTTCGGGAAGGCGGTGCTGGGCATGGCTGCGGAGGCGGAGAGGATTCTGGGAGAACACTTGGTTCGAGGAGTCGTCAGTGTGCCGCATGGCCTTCAGCAGGCGTTGCGGGAGCATGGGAAACA ACACCTGTTGGTGAAAGAAAACAGCCGAATCCGAGTCATGGAGGGCGCAAAACACAACCTGCCGGACCCCGACTCGCAGAAGGCGGCGGAAAGCATCGCTGGGCTAGCAAGCGCCTTAACAGAGAAAGACCTGCTTTTCGTGCTGATTTCAG GTGGCGGTTCTGCGTTACTACCCGCCCCCATCCCGCCCATAAGCCTGCAAGAGAAGTTGGATGTCACCCGCAAACTGGCGGCCGCCGGGGCCACAATTCAGGAGTTGAACACGGTTCGACGCGCCTTCTCGCTCTTAAAGGGCGGAGGACTTGCTAGGTGTGCGCATCCTGCACAG GTCGTGGCACTGATACTATCTGACGTGATTGGCGATCCGCTGGACCTGATCGCGAGCGGGCCCACGGTGGCGACCGCGGCGGAGGGTCCGGCGTGTCGCCAACAAGTCCAGGCTGTTCTCCAACACTACGGTTTGCTGGACTCGGCGCCCGCCTCTGTGAAGGATGCGCTCGAGAGACTCGCCCCACGTCAAGAAGTCCAAACGGATGAGGCGTGTCGCGTTCTCAACGCCGTCATCGGCTCCAACGGCGTCGCCCTCCGCAACGCCAGCCGGCGCGCCCTGGAGCTGGGTTTCCACCCCGTGGTGCTCTCGCCGGGGGTGTGCGGCGACGTGAGGTCGGTGTCGCGCCTCTACGGCCGCCTGGCTCGCTTCGGTCAGGGAGCTTCGCCCGAGCTCGCCACCGAGGTGCTGGAGCTCGGGCCGCAAGTGGGCGTGGAGAGCGAGGACCTGCTTCGCGTGATGCGGACTTTGGAGGAGGGACGGGGCGTCGCCTGCGTTCTGGCCGGGGGCGAGCCCACAGTGGAACTGACGGGTCAAGGCCGCGGTGGCCGCAACCAAGAGCTGGCTATGAGGGTAGGACTGGAGCTGAGGGGTTCGCGGCCCCCGCCAGACAGTCCCGTCTTCCTGAGCGGTGGAACCGACGGCCAGGACGGGCCCACCGAGGCGGCGGGGGCCGTCGCAGACGCTAGCTTGTACGAAGATGCCCAAAAACAAAAGCTGGACACCCTCGGCTACCTGAACGACAATGATTCCTTTACTTTTTTTCAACGTCTGTCCGGTGGACGGAACTTACTCGTACCAGGCCTCACGTGCACCAATGTCATGGATGTGCACCTTCTTATTATTCCGCAAAGGTCAAAATGA
- the tcta gene encoding T-cell leukemia translocation-altered gene protein homolog, with product MMEEPWDFEILSRMADGCLSFLSEFVEDWLANDMRVSIFKILLSWLIFSLLAIHFAWKVYGNTVNDMYYRQGSGQNGGTPDATPGLGRWGSSAGEPFKSHRD from the exons ATGATGGAAGAACCGTGGGATTTCGAGATTCTCTCCCGTATGGCCGACGGCTGCTTGTCGTTTCTGTCCGAATTCGTGGAGGACTGGCTCGCCAACGACATGAGGGTCTCCATATTCAAGATCCTTCTCAGCTGGTTAATTTTCAGTCTTCTGGCTATCCATTTCGCCTGGAAAGTCTACGGGAATACCGTGAACGATATGTATTATCGACAAG GTAGCGGCCAGAACGGCGGGACGCCCGACGCTACGCCTGGCCTGGGCAGATG GGGGAGCTCAGCAGGGGAGCCATTCAAATCTCACAGGGATTAG